CAACGATTTTCAATCAAAAGGAACTTTGGTTCTAAAGAACAAAAATCCACAAGACATATATGAGTACCGCCCCATTTGTTTGGTGGGGAGTATTTACAAAATTCTTGCGAAACTTTTAGCCGCTGGAATCAAAGTTGTTATTGGTAAATTGGTCTCTCCTAATCAAACCGCCTTTGTCTCGGGTAGGAATATGTTGGATGGAGTTTTGATGGTGAATGAGATCCTTGATTGGGcaaaaaggaagaaaagaagttaTCTTTTGCTAAAGGTAGACTTGGAGAAGGCGTACGAATCTGTCTCTTGGATTTTCCTTAGGCTTTTAATAAAGAGAATGAGATTCGGTAAGAGGTTgatgaaatggatggaagctTGTTTTTTTACAAGTCACATGTCCGTTTTGGTTAACGGAAGCGCCACaaaagagtttttggttcaaAGAGGTTTGCGTCAAGGTGACCCTTTGTCCCCGTTCCTTTTTGTTTTAGCTATGGAGGGTTTAACCGCCTTGGTAAAAAAGTCGGTGGAGGTGGGGGATTTCAAATCTTTCAAATTTGGAGAAGAGGATCATGTggacattcttcaatttgcggatgacaccgtTATTCTTGGTGAGCCTTCTTGTGATAATCTTTGGAATATGAAAGTGTTATTGAGAGGTTTTGAGCTTGTCTCGGGATTGAAAATCAACTTCTCGAAAAGTAACCTTTTAGGAGTGCATGTGGGTGATTGGTTGATGAACACGGCAACTTCGTTTCTCTCTTGCAAGAAAGGAACGATTCCTTTCAAATTTCTAGGTATTTTGGTTGGTATTTGTCATAGAAAGAAGAAGGCGTGGAAGGAGGTTTTAAACAACATTAAGGATAGACTTTCGTCTTGGAAGGGTAGGAATATATCTATCGGGGGAAGAGTGACTCTTATTAATGCGGTTCTAAATGCAATACCTACTTTCACTCTATCTTTTTATAAAGCTCCACAAAGATATTCAAGAGATAAGAGGGCTTCAAAGCAATTTTTTGTGGAGCGGAAACGTGAATAAAAGGAGTATCCACTGGTTGAAGTGGAGATAGTGTGTAAACCCAAAGAAAAAGTTGGGTTGGAAGTTAGGGATGTTAGAGAAATGAACAAAGCTCTTCTtcttaaatggaagtggaggatctTAACGAAGAAAGACACTATTTGGAGTAGATTCATTGATTTGAGGTATTACAATCCAAAGCTTAAGGTTCAAGCGACGTGCAGGGATATCATAAATTGTGATGATTCTATTTGGTGGAGGGATGTTATCAAAAGTGATTTGAATTTGGAATATTTTGAGGAAGGTTTTTTCGGCTGCGTTAAATGTCACttaaaaaatggtaaaaacaTTCTGTTTTGGCATAGTATTTGGTTGGGAGATCAAACACTTCGCGTTAAATTCCCGGAACTGTATGATCTATCAACCAAAAAACTGTGCTCGGTTGTGGATGTTTTAATCTGGAAGGACGATGTATTCTCTTGGTGCCTGAACCTTCTGTTTGGTTCCGCCATAACAACTTAAGCGGGTTTTGTTGCAGCAGATACAACCGCGGTTAATGCTACAGTAGCAGCGCAGTGGGGATCTTTGTTCATCTTGCTACAGGCGATCAACTCTCTTAGTTTGGAGGAAGACAGTTTTGAATGGAATATGAATTTGAATGGTGACTTCTCGGTTTCAAGTGTTTCAAATCTAGAGTCGGAAATTAAAGAAATCGCTTGGACGCCACCAACGGTAATTTTGATGAATGTCATTTGGAATTTGAAGATTCCTCTTAGAATAAAGGTTTTTTCTTGGAGGTTCTTCTCTAATAGACTTCCTTTAAAAGATATTTTGCTTCATAGGAGAGTTCCAAATATCACTTCTACCGACTGCTTGTTTTGTTTGGTCCATcagtaggggtgttcatgggttggATAAACCCAATAAATCCAGTAAAATCCACCTAAACCGATCAAAAAAAGTGGGTTGGATCGGGTTATTGGGTGATAAcggttttaaaaaatgaaaacccattcaaaataattgggttatgggtaaacccacacccaacccacaaaacccatgggttattgagtgactatactttttctctttttttatacactacaagaaaaacaCTCCCTAGCCACGTGAAgttgtgacgtgattatcacgtgggTAAAAAAAGttagttgcgacgtgataatcacgtcactaatttttttaatattaaaataatatacataACGTAAACATTGTGGGTGTCagaactttatttttatttaaaaaaattgcggcgtgggaatcacgtcgcaaccataaaattaaaataaaaaattgaaaaggcaATGACGTTCACATGGGggagtttgaaaattttcaaaattttagttgTGACGTGGGATTCACGTCGCAAAAATTTAAGAGGGAAAAGGTCTGACTTGAATAGGTGAGAGAAACAGCTTTTGCATGTGAGAGAATATTAATTATGATTGTTGGGATGGTTGCGACATGAATATCACGTGGCaaagttgtgacgtgattttcacgccactgATTGgcttgtgacgtgattttcacgtcactGATTGGCTTATATACACAACACGTTTCACTTTCCCCATAAGCCATTCGTTCCCATtttttctcctcttctcttcttctcttccaaTCTCATACCCACCATATCTATAGATTCAAATCTAAAATTTTTTTCTCACAAATTTCTTCCAAATCTTGTATCAAAGGTAAATTACATCAATTAATTTTTATCATTTCGTTTTTATAATTGCAACAATTAATATTTCTGTttgttaatttagttttttttaaaggtttttgaagagaagaagattgaagaaaaagaaggttgaagaagaagaaggttgaaggagattgaagaagaggtatttttgtaattttttaaataaattttaatagaataattgaaatttttgtttaaatattatattttgttttgttataaattaatttaaaacgaaattatatatattttttattatatattttgtaaaaagaatatattataaaaaaaaagaatttgattttgatacaCTTTTTATTTACTATGCAAGAATAGAATTTACTaagtaacaatagaaattgatactctttttaaaaaaaattgttttgaaaaatgtGGTCTTATTATTTACTAAGTAAGAAAAGAATTtgatacttttttaaaaaaatacaatttgatTTTCTGAGTGATAATTTAATATATTACCAAATGTGACAAAAACTGCATTAACTTGAACCACAAAAAATGACAGTATATATGTGCATTAACTCctgataattttaatttttaaaattaaatttatttacttataaaaaattaAGTTTGTATCAAACATgacattaataataattagtatGTGATCATGACATTAAATAATATACtaataaaaaaaagattttaccaataaaaacacatttatattttatttactggGTTCAGTTTAAATGGTTTCACTTGAATGTGCATATATTATTCTTTTTACTTTAGATCTACAAGAAAATCAAAGCTTTATAATAATCGTTTTTTGGTTCCATACATAACTTTTTTAGAGAGTAATTATCATCcaaaaataatagaataaaatgaGAAATGAATTTTCTTCGGTTAATTGGAGGTCTGAAATTGAATTAAATGTTgagattattaatttaatttatatattttaatttaattaaatgttgaattaaattgaattaaatgttgagtatttattttaattaatttaatttatatattttagtatatttagattattaatttaatttatatacaatttattaattgggtttcaaaaattattttaaaaaaaaagaattagtgacgtgatttacatgtcactaaaTAGTGACAtgggaatcacgtcgcaactcaTCAATTAACTACAattattagtgacgtgattttcacttcactaattagtgacatgaaaatcacgtggcaaataAAGCTGCTTTTCTGAACACCATCTGCTGCGTCTGCTTTGAGTTAAATGTTGAGAATCTCTATGCAAAcatttgcgacgtgattttcatgtcactaattagtgaagtgaaaatcacgtcacaacttaGTTGCCACTTGCTCTCCAGCGGCGTAATTACCCACGTCGCAAAAATCagtttgtgatgtgattttgcttgttgtggcgtgaaattcacgTCACTAATGAGcgttttttttgtagtgataaTTTGACATGTGAtgactttgatgtttttaattttgcttgcttcaatttcaactttttgaacatcttttatttagtaagtaatgattttaacttatttaggatGTCACATTTTGAATATTTTGATGCTAATTCTAATAAATTGCAAGTATTTTATGTAATTATAGGTTTTGCTGTAATGTAACTTTGGTTCTTCCAaatatatgtttataataaatttcattatatattttgacatttgatgtttaaaaaaatagcagtaatatgttaaactatttattaagaaaaaatgtaacatatcattaataattatataaggaaaaataatattgggtaacccattacccaacccaatccaacccacAAATTTGTGGTTTTACCCAAACCAACCCAATGATATTGTGGGTGGTTATTTTTCTTCACCCAAACCAGTGTATCATATATGGGTTGGGTTATGGTTTTGGCTAAATTCAACCCAAAccgacccatgaacacccctatcCATCAGGAGAATTCGAATCATTTGTTTCTCGAATGCTTTGTCTCGAAAGCGATTTGGAGAAGTATCTACCTTTGGCTTGGGGAAGACTTAGATATCTCTTTTGATGagtttttgaattttggttccattCAAGAGAAGTTGAAGTACGCTAAATACAAGAACAAGATAAATATTATTTGGATAGCAACTATTTGGAGTTTATGGCTCATGAGAAATGCCATTATTTTTTAGAATAAGTCTTATAGTTATGATGTGGTGTTTTCcaatgtaattttattttcttgGAGATGGTTGGGTTTATGCTATCCTTTGTCCCATAATAGTTTTTATGATTGGCACAAGTTACCGTTGTCCTGTTTCAACTCTAATTAGAGTCTTtgtgttgtaagggttgcactcctagtgcgatttcttatatatttttttattgaaaaaaatgtattcatTGCCACTGATGCCAAGACatcattgattttctttttattttcataaacacTTATTTTGTTAAAAAGAGGAGTACACGAGGTTCACTTTATATCATTTATTGTtgaattttctaaaatttttagTTCTCTTTATAAATGTTGAACATAAGAGTACTTATTAAAAAATCATGTCTCATATCAAAAAAGTAAAAAACAGTGTCTTGCATCCTTCATAAGTTGAATTTGAAAGTCAAACAGGTATACAAATGCAGGCTTATTCTTGACATTTGTAGTGAAAAAACGGGAATCTATTTTTGCTCCACAAGGGGAATGCGATGATGACCATGACCTCTGCTTGCGATCCTTTGAATTTAAAAATTCAATAGCGAAATTCTTAGAGCCTGCAAATTATTCAGAGAAGAATATGAAAGAAACCAAACATAAAATGTTTAAATGAGTGGTAAAGTTGCACTAAATGCAATAAAACAAGCAATAGAAATgcttaaaatataattaagcatTTCTAACATAATAAATCACAATATAGAACAACCATACATCGCCATCATGAAAAAAATCACAACCTGCTTCTTTATATAATGACGTCGAAAAAAATTTCCAAggcttaataaaatataaatgacaATTAGCACAGTCTATGAAGCTGATTAGAATGGAACAATATCTTAATTTTGTtataattggaaaagaaagacGCCGTGCAATCATTGCAATTAATGAAGTGGGATTATTGTTACATGAAAAATCTTATGCTTCCGATTATCagcaaatcaaattcaaaacaaaatctgAGGCATAAGATTTTTCATGTAACAAAATTTAATTCACTAAATTACCAAAATCCATGGTTTCCGACAAGAATAAAGACACCTTAAATTCTATACAATCAAAATTTCAGTAGTTGCGGATCTAGGTTATTAGATGAAGATTGAATGACTCACATTCCAATtcaaattttaaagttaaaatggATTTTTGGAAATTTAAAATGCTAGGAAACCAATCTTCATCCAACAATAAGGATCCgttaacacaacaacaacaaggtttggCAACCGGAGATTTGCTGCAACAAAAAACCAAAGCATATGGCATGTGaatttacaaaataaaaacaacagaATACATACATACTAGTAAACATTAACACATAAAAATAATCCACCCAAAACAGATAAACAAATTCCACAAGATagcaacaaaacaaaagaaatagaaatgagaaaaaaaaagtaaaattgagTATCTAGGAGCAGCAGAACCAATATTGAGATTGCAACGGAGAATCCTACCAGAGGCGGGATTGACACTCCTCAGACACAATCCTCTGAAAGTAATTTCCACTAATATACTCAAGAGAATATTGATGCTCCTCAGTATATCTCGAAATGTGACCATGCCATTCCCATGCAATATACTCCCATTCTTCTTTATCCACATGAAACCCAACAACAATGTTACTTTCACGAATCATAACCGTTTCTCCAGAATTAGGCTTCAAGGTATGCGCTTTTCCATTGAGGATCCGGTGAACGACTTCAGCTTCAATTCGAGATTTTTCTTGGTTGATTGCACGTAGTCCCTCGTATTGGTAGGAACGGGGATTGTCTACTTCATTTTTGTATTCCaactcttcttctttgttgtcgGAATCAAGAGCCTCGAGCCTTCCCATTAGATGGTGGAGGAACATGGTGTTGAGGCGGTTGACCGAAGAGGAAGAGTTGTTTAGAGGGAAACCCATGGTGTTTGATGAATGTTCTCAATGAAATGATGGACAGGGTTTTGCAAAATGGAAACAGGTTTTATAGGGTTTCTGAAAATACAAAACAGACTAAGGGTCTGTttgaaatagtttttgtttttagtttttaaaaactgaaaagtaaaaattaaaacacaatttagccatttcagttttttgcttttaaaaactgaaaaattgtgaagagtttttaaaaacacatttgtaaaatattatattcaaacaagtttttagtttttaaattttcaaaaactaaaatagagtTTTTAATATTTTACGACTGCcaacatttttttatcatttttttaatatttaataattttaatactgTTTTAGAGGTCATAACGTTAAAAATCAACATTCATTGAAAATACAATATAATTACTCCTAACTGTTTCCaaatttgatttataaaataAGATTCACTTATTTGAAAATACAATGTAACTACTCCTAATCTCATCATTGTTTCCaactttaattatataataatatttacttGTTTGAAAATACCATATAACTACTTCTAACTGTTTCCGAATTTGAATATAAAataagggtaatgctaacttgtgcccttgggacACAAGTTAAGAGATAAATATAGTAAAATTTTCTTGGAAATTGTGTAATGCATTTAATACAAGTTTATAATtaatgattttattattatttttaataaaaaatttctatTTATGGGTTTATTATCTTGTGCCCTtgggcacaagttagcattacccataAAATAATATTCACTTGTTTGAAAATACAATGTAACTTCTAACTGTTtccaaatttaaatataaaataatattcacctgtttgaaaatataatgtaaTTATTACTTCTAACCGCTTCCAAATTTGATTATAAATTAATATTCACTTGTTTGAAAACAAATGTAACTACTCACAATCGTTTCCAAATttgattattataaattaatattcaCTTGTTTGATAACAATGTAACTACTCATAATCGTTTCCAAATTTGATTATAAAATACGATAAGAATAAATTCAATATACACAttaataacaaatattttatatcaTTTATAGGAACTTATTTATCTTTTAGTTAATTAATTCCAATTCAGGAAAagtaattctttttatttttttattttttaaaggagGGCCAAAGGTTCAGAAGGAAAAAGAACTATAATATTACAATTTGGGGATTGGAAACTCCGGCAGCATCTCTTGATATCACGTCTAACAACTTGGTTGGGCAAACCATATAAACATGGCTTCCTATATCATGAGACAGACTTATATTAGCCATAATATCAACGCTCTTGTTGGCTTCACGGAAAACATGCAAAAGGGTGATATCTTCCATCTCGGCTAAGAATTTCCTAATTTGATTGTAGACTCCATTCCCTTCCTTGACTTTAACAAACTTCTTTGCTATGGCATCTACAATGTATTTATTATCTGTCTGAATACCTATCCTTGTGTAACCCTTCATACGAGCAAATTTGATTCCTTCTAGAATCCCCCGCAATTCTATAGTAAGGGAGCTACAGACGCCGATATTCTTTGAGAAACCTCAAAGTCATATGTCGCGACAGTCCCTGAGTAATCCCCCGCACCCTGCTTTACCATTAGATTTTGCCACTCCATCTATATTAAGAGTAACATAGTCTTCCTGTGCCGGAGTCCAGTTAACATGAATCAGATTCCTCATCTTGGTATCTTGCTCTCTCTGTGTAGACAAACTCAGCTTGTATTCCTGATGCCGTCTCATGATGTCTTCAATCAGATTGGTTGACATAATGAATGTATCATCATGGATCCTTTTGTTTCTCCAAAACCAAAGGGTATGACAAGTCGTTGCCCAAAGGGCGCTCTAGTCCTCTGTTGCTCTTTTGCTAAGGTTGCCGTTTAAATTCATGTGCATCCATTCCTCCAAACCTGCAAGGAAAAATTTAGTATACGAATTCTTTCGCAAAAGCTAGAGCCAAACAGATTTTTCTTGATAGCAATCCCTCAGCGCATGGAGAACTGTCTCGGGGGTGCTGTTACAGTCGCAGCAGTATGATTCTCTCAAATTCATGCTACTGAGACGCGAGTTGGTAAGGAGGCTATTATGTTTAACTTTCCACATAAAGGTTTTAATCCTTTCAGGGGTCTGCAAATGCCAGATTTTGTTCCAATCAGTTCTTGTACCAGGATTGCCACTAGAATTGCTCAAAAGCTGGTAAGCCGCATTAACAAAAAAATCACCATCAATTCCTTCTTTCTACATACAAAGATCTGGGCCATTATCATTGTTGGGAGGGTGGATAGCTATAATTTCTTCCACAATATCCAATGATAGAAAGGTCATCAACCATTCACGATTCCAATCTCCATTTTCATTCAAAAGCTCAATGACTTTTGTGTTAAGGTCCATATTTAGATCTAAAATTCTATCATTATCATTGTTGTCTCCCCATTACCAATATCCCATCTGACTTAACCTTTCAATTGAGTCCAATCATTCCCAATTTGTTTCCATATGCTAGAATCAATAGTCTTGACCTCCACAGTAGATAGGCCATCCTCCCTTCTATCATACTTGCCCTTGAGGACTTGACTCCATAGGCTGTTATCACCACTGCTGAGTTTCCAGCCAAGTTTCATAATGCAGGCTTTGTTGGCCACAACAAGATTTCTGAAGCCTAGACCTCCATCTGATTTTGGCTTTGTGATAGTGCTCCAATTAACTGTATGATTGTGCTTTTCAGATTCAGAATCTCCCCAGATGAAATTCCTTTGAATAGTTTGAATCTCCTTTAAAGTCGCTTTAGGCATCACAGTTGACATCATGGTGTAGGTAGGCATAGCTTCTAACACAGATTTGGCTAGAGTTATTCTCCCTGCAAAGGACAGGTTCTTAGCTTTCCAATTGTTCAGCTTAGTCTTCACTTTCTCTAGGAGATAGTTAAAATCTTTATGTCTAGGTGTTTTACCAGTTAGAGGGACACCTAGGTACTTGCCTAGATTACTAGTTTCTTTGAAACCTGATAATTGAGGAATCTCTTTTTTGACCATGTCGGGGGTATTCTTGGAGAACAAGACTCGAGTCTTCTCAACACTGAATTTTTGGCCTGACTGCTGGCAATAGTTCCTCAAAACTGCTTCCACACACTTCATTTGATTAATTGTAGTTGTACCAAAAAGAAGGAGATCACCGGCAAACATGAGATGAGAGATGATTGGCCCTTTCCTACCAACATCCGCCCTTCATTCATATTACTTGCAACTCTCTTAAGCTCATTCTACAGTTCTTTTCTCCTTTCCTCTCTAGGACTGGCATAAACGACAGTAAAGAAACTCTCTtctcctattttaaatttaagatGAACATGTGGATATTGAAAATGCTTTTCAATAACTCCTACGTCTACTTTATCGGTATTCCAAGCTAGAGCAATCCCCCCATAAAAACCATTTACTTTCGAGACAACTAAACTATCAAACCCCAGTTTCTTAAAAGAGTTTACAAGTTTGCCTAAATCAACTCTCGTTTCCACTATAACAAGCATATCAGGCCGGGTCAtagtgatgtattgttgacacACTCTAACAAAGGCTTTGCTTGCCGCTCCTCTACAATTCCACaccattattttatgattttgtatCGTCATAAAAAATACCAATTATTGAGATGCTGTGGCCACATGAACCTGGCCTGGCGTTTCTTCCACCATCTCCATTTCAACCTCTTCATCTTCGAATGCCTCTTGTGCCACCTGAGAACTTGTATCATAATTATCCTTGTGCGTTCCACTTTCATCTGCActtgttgttgtttgaatctgGTCAATTTCATGGTTGCTTGTCTCCACTGTATTGTCCTCTTCTCCACTTGCTTTTAACTCCTTTGGGCCTAACTGATTTAAAAGATGAATGGAACCAGTATCAGGCCCAGTGGAATTTTTGGATTGAAGGGGGCCCTTCACATTGGGCTTCTCATTCATATTTAAGCCTGTAATAATTTCATTAAGAATCTCTCTCTCTAACATCTTCTCATATAATTCTCTCTTTTTTACCAAAAGGTCCCACCGGTCGCTTATCTTTTTCTATGCCACGTGTTACTTTCTCAATAACATTTTGGAAGCTCTTTACCTTCTTTTTATTGGTCTCCTccaatttctttctttcttttttggatTTCCGTTGATGGATGATCGTTGGGGATTGTATTCCTTTTCCAGTATCCCCCATTGAATTCTCTTCATTATTCTTCTTACTATTCTTGTCATTCAAATTTGGAACTTCCAAATCCATGGTCTCCTCATTAAGTGAAATAAATCTGGATCCCTTTGCATTAATGTTGGCTTTAATGCTATTCAATGTCATCGGAGTTTTTGCACGGAGGCTCGTCGGACCTGACTGCCACCCATTCTTCTCCGTTTCCTTACCTTTCCTTGATCTCCGAGTTTTTTGTACCACCTTCCAAGGGCCATCCTCGTCTTGTTCTCTTTCTTGAAGATGAATTGATGTTTCTCCCTTTTCTAGTGTATTTCTAACCACAGTGGCTATACCTTTTCCATTTGACTTGGACTGAACTTCGCATCCCTCTTTGAAATGCCCAAATCTGCTGCACCTTAAACAGAGTAAGTGTAAACCTTCATACTTAATCTTATAGTGTCTGCCTTTGATTGCAAACATGGCCAAAAGCATTTTTGATATATCGACTTGAACACATAGCTGAGCATATTCGCCCCTCTCTTTGCTCAGAGTTTTTCTATAAACTTTAACTGTAACCCCAATGCGATTACCAATGAAAGTGAGAACTCTCGCGTCGTAGTATTCAATTGGCATCCCTGAAACGTGCACCCACACTGCAACTTGTTCAATAGCGTCACTTGCCGGACAAAAATTTGGCTTCCATTCCCTCATCGATAGGTAATGGTCATAAATAAGCCAAGCTCCATCTATTAGTGCAGAGTATTGATCCTCTTTGTTGGTGAAAGTAACAAGATAGTACTCTTGTCCTAGATCCACGATACTCAGACATCCATTTCTAGCCCACAACTGATTCAACCTGTTTTCAAGTGCTTTGTAGCCGATCCTCCTCCCCAGCATTTTGACAATCACTCCTTTTTTCCATGGAATTGAAATTCTTCTTTCTTCTACTTTCGACAAGATGATTTCTGGGCACTCATAATCACCAAACTTGTGTTCTTCGATTTTCAGATCTCCCCACAAATCCATGTTCTCTACTATGACTTGAGAATCAGGGCCTTCTCGCTCCTTCGAGGTTTCTCCGGTAACCATTTATTTGTACGAAAAAATTGTTTTCCCATTATCCTTAACCTTCTTTGTACTACGATCCAACTGATCTTCTTCCTCGGTTGGAGTTTTGTGTGTTTCATTAAGCTCAAGGATTGGCATCACCCGTGAGTTTTTGAAGAATTCAATAAAACCTAACACAGCTTCTCCCGGTTCTTACTTTTCAATCTGCTTGACTGTTGTTAGTATTTGATACAATTTGGATccacaaatgcttcttaaaataattctttttatatCATATGGCCAATGAATCTATCATATATGCTTATTTAAATTTATCATAATTGTAATTCAAGTTTAATGTTCATCATGCCATACATGGAAGATGTTCTCAATGAAAATGATGAGCTGAGTTTGCGAAAAGAGTAAGGTAGGGAGGTCAATGGGCAGGACTTAGGTAGGGTACAATAGTATCCATTTTCATATCTGCAGTTTGAAAAAATTCTCATTCCCGAGTCCATACCCGTGTGGGAATCAATGTTTTTACTCGTACTCGTCCCCTATGGGTAGCTAAATACCCATATTCATTTTTGATCACccgtatttttaataaaaaatagatcaattataatttagacaaaatatcctttttggttCCACATGTTAACCtcgaggttcattttggtccattaacttcaaaaagtttcatattggtcGCATACTCTTCAAAACGTATCATGTTAGTTCTTTTGATCTAATTAGCAatagaaaaactaaaaaaattggccGTTAAGTCAGTCGCTATATGACAAAAAAGACTAAAATGATAGCTTTTGAAGATGTAAAGACCAATATGAGAcattttgaagttaagggaccaaaatgactCCCGAGGTTAACATACAGGACCAAAAAGTATATTTTTCCTATAatttatcatataattttaaatCTTTTCAATGACATTAAAAACATTTCAATATATTATCGTTGagttaataaataaacaaatatttatattaaaatgagtGCATGTTTAATAGtgatgtatttaataaaattgataaattaacatgtgtacataataataaaaat
The Vicia villosa cultivar HV-30 ecotype Madison, WI linkage group LG6, Vvil1.0, whole genome shotgun sequence genome window above contains:
- the LOC131614728 gene encoding uncharacterized protein LOC131614728, with product MGFPLNNSSSSVNRLNTMFLHHLMGRLEALDSDNKEEELEYKNEVDNPRSYQYEGLRAINQEKSRIEAEVVHRILNGKAHTLKPNSGETVMIRESNIVVGFHVDKEEWEYIAWEWHGHISRYTEEHQYSLEYISGNYFQRIVSEECQSRLW
- the LOC131614729 gene encoding uncharacterized protein LOC131614729, which encodes MVTGETSKEREGPDSQVIVENMDLWGDLKIEEHKFGDYECPEIILSKVEERRISIPWKKGVIVKMLGRRIGYKALENRLNQLWARNGCLSIVDLGQEYYLVTFTNKEDQYSALIDGAWLIYDHYLSMREWKPNFCPASDAIEQVAVWVHVSGMPIEYYDARVLTFIGNRIGVTVKVYRKTLSKERGEYAQLCVQVDISKMLLAMFAIKGRHYKIKYEGLHLLCLRCSRFGHFKEGCEVQSKSNGKGIATVVRNTLEKGETSIHLQEREQDEDGPWKVVQKTRRSRKGKETEKNGWQSGPTSLRAKTPMTLNSIKANINAKGSRFISLNEETMDLEVPNLNDKNSKKNNEENSMGDTGKGIQSPTIIHQRKSKKERKKLEETNKKKVKSFQNVIEKVTRGIEKDKRPVGPFGKKERII